The Paraburkholderia sabiae genome includes a region encoding these proteins:
- a CDS encoding lytic transglycosylase domain-containing protein, with translation MSMRLVRLSLVARSLLIAPTLLASVSAHADCFDDAAAWQHLNPLVLRAIAWQESHNNADATHANANGSVDYGVMQINSIHLPELARYGIRRDALMVPCKNVYIAAWHLRKQVVRYGNTWTAVGAYHSATPALRDDYARRIAAIIDGWRRDPARGVPVTAASLAAR, from the coding sequence ATGAGCATGCGTCTCGTCCGCTTGTCGCTCGTCGCACGCTCGCTGCTGATCGCGCCGACCTTGCTCGCGAGCGTTTCAGCGCATGCCGACTGTTTCGACGACGCAGCCGCGTGGCAGCATCTGAACCCGCTAGTTTTACGTGCGATCGCGTGGCAGGAATCGCACAACAACGCCGACGCGACGCATGCGAACGCAAACGGCTCTGTCGACTACGGCGTGATGCAGATCAATTCGATCCATCTGCCCGAACTCGCGCGCTACGGCATCCGACGCGATGCGCTGATGGTGCCGTGCAAGAACGTCTATATCGCCGCATGGCATCTGCGCAAGCAGGTGGTCCGCTACGGCAACACGTGGACGGCCGTGGGTGCCTATCATTCGGCGACGCCCGCTCTGCGCGACGACTACGCGCGCCGCATCGCCGCGATCATCGACGGCTGGCGGCGCGATCCTGCGCGTGGCGTGCCGGTGACAGCGGCATCGCTGGCCGCGCGCTGA
- a CDS encoding HrpB1 family type III secretion system apparatus protein — translation MSNLQCSPSVLNAMMSVFSGGMRIGATPELHDVLGALRAWQPDSPLADVCEARLLINQTEWREAANLLRHVTSRHANLPVVSALYALCLYMQHDDEWRRAATEAVDTNNDTAIAIVARFLNLPSDDSASVHDSDLSTRVLAAIETSRALEHS, via the coding sequence ATGTCGAATCTTCAATGCAGTCCATCCGTGCTCAACGCGATGATGTCCGTGTTCTCAGGCGGCATGCGCATCGGCGCCACGCCGGAACTGCATGACGTGCTCGGCGCGCTGCGCGCGTGGCAGCCGGACAGCCCGCTCGCCGATGTGTGCGAAGCGCGTCTGCTGATCAATCAGACCGAATGGCGCGAAGCGGCGAACCTGCTGCGCCACGTGACGAGCCGTCATGCGAATCTGCCCGTCGTGTCGGCGCTATACGCGCTGTGTCTCTACATGCAGCACGACGACGAATGGCGGCGCGCCGCAACGGAAGCCGTCGATACGAACAACGACACGGCCATCGCAATCGTCGCGCGCTTTCTGAACCTGCCCTCAGACGATTCCGCGAGCGTCCACGATTCGGATCTGTCGACGCGTGTGTTGGCCGCCATCGAAACGAGCCGCGCGCTCGAACACAGCTGA
- a CDS encoding DUF3455 domain-containing protein, protein MNVVSFSRAAAIGIAIALTLAGTGCASAPQAAPQADLPPAFEPASGEVSGDTLHAQGDMHYVCARMQASTPSADFGAYLWKPVGTLARLLDDKGQAVALVTPEGYYSAYDGSYVVARVTDTVQPDPQTLPWTRETIRFTAASSSGDGRFTHTAAIVRTHTIGGLAPGGACDQEGASLAVPYFATYLIYRHADASAAAPRTTPVSITAP, encoded by the coding sequence ATGAACGTCGTTTCGTTTTCACGCGCAGCCGCGATTGGCATTGCGATAGCGCTGACACTTGCTGGCACAGGTTGCGCGAGCGCGCCGCAAGCCGCGCCTCAAGCTGATTTACCGCCCGCGTTCGAACCCGCATCGGGCGAAGTGTCGGGCGACACGTTGCACGCGCAAGGCGACATGCATTACGTGTGTGCGCGCATGCAGGCAAGCACGCCGTCCGCCGATTTCGGCGCGTATCTGTGGAAACCTGTCGGCACGCTCGCGCGTCTTCTCGACGACAAGGGGCAAGCCGTCGCGCTCGTTACACCCGAAGGCTATTACTCCGCGTATGACGGCAGCTACGTCGTCGCGCGCGTGACGGACACTGTGCAGCCCGATCCGCAGACGCTACCGTGGACGCGCGAAACGATCCGCTTCACGGCGGCATCGTCGAGTGGAGATGGTCGCTTTACGCACACGGCGGCGATCGTGCGCACGCATACGATCGGCGGTCTCGCACCTGGCGGCGCTTGCGATCAGGAAGGCGCGAGCCTCGCGGTGCCGTATTTCGCCACGTATCTGATCTATCGGCATGCGGATGCCAGCGCCGCAGCGCCTCGCACGACGCCCGTCAGCATCACGGCGCCATAG
- a CDS encoding NAD(P)/FAD-dependent oxidoreductase → MDTDLKRIVVIGAGFAGLWSALGAARKLDEMRVPGDQVEVVVINGTPYHSIRVRNYEQPLDDTLVPLADVLDPAGVRHILGKATSIDLQNRRVGFEPDDDTPEQWLGYDRLILAAGSELVRPAIPGLREYTFDVDTFQGAARLQAHLLSLPGQPDSEGRLTVVVVGAGLTGIELASELPARMRSIAGERQGNAIRVILADRSPKIGQAMGGAQPVIEEALTAQGVELLPGVSLEAVTRDGVQFTDGEHIDTATVVWCGGMRANPLTAQFPVTHDPFGRVPVDAFLRVENVPNVFAAGDCARILIDGERPSVMSCQHGRPMGRYAGHNAVCDLLGVDMLPLGIDWYTTILDLGPWGAVYTEGWERRLASQGAAAKQTKRTINCERIYPPRNGKREDIFAAAAPVVQAPPYTVRDKD, encoded by the coding sequence ATGGATACGGACCTGAAGCGGATCGTCGTGATCGGCGCCGGTTTTGCCGGCTTGTGGAGCGCGCTCGGCGCCGCGCGCAAGCTCGATGAAATGCGCGTGCCGGGCGATCAGGTCGAAGTCGTCGTGATCAACGGCACGCCGTATCACAGCATCCGCGTGCGCAACTACGAGCAGCCGCTCGACGACACGCTCGTCCCGCTCGCCGACGTGCTCGATCCCGCAGGCGTGCGCCATATTCTCGGCAAGGCCACCTCGATCGATCTGCAAAACAGGCGCGTGGGTTTCGAGCCGGACGACGATACGCCCGAGCAATGGCTCGGCTACGACCGTCTGATTCTCGCAGCGGGAAGCGAGCTGGTTCGCCCGGCTATCCCCGGCTTGCGCGAATACACCTTCGATGTCGACACATTTCAGGGCGCGGCGCGTCTCCAGGCCCACTTGCTCTCGTTGCCGGGCCAGCCGGATTCGGAAGGACGTTTAACGGTCGTCGTGGTCGGCGCGGGCCTGACGGGAATCGAGCTTGCCTCCGAATTGCCCGCGCGCATGCGCAGCATCGCAGGCGAGCGTCAGGGCAACGCGATACGCGTGATACTCGCCGACCGCTCGCCGAAAATCGGTCAGGCGATGGGCGGCGCGCAGCCGGTGATCGAAGAAGCGCTCACCGCGCAAGGTGTCGAATTGCTGCCGGGCGTGTCACTTGAAGCCGTCACGCGCGACGGCGTGCAATTCACGGACGGCGAGCATATCGACACAGCGACGGTCGTCTGGTGCGGCGGGATGCGCGCGAATCCGTTGACGGCGCAATTCCCCGTCACGCACGACCCGTTCGGACGCGTTCCCGTCGATGCTTTCCTGCGCGTCGAGAACGTGCCGAATGTGTTCGCAGCGGGCGATTGCGCGCGCATCCTGATCGACGGCGAACGGCCATCCGTGATGTCCTGTCAGCACGGACGCCCGATGGGACGCTATGCGGGCCACAATGCCGTCTGCGATCTGCTCGGCGTCGACATGCTGCCGCTTGGCATCGACTGGTACACGACCATTCTCGATCTCGGGCCGTGGGGCGCCGTCTACACGGAAGGCTGGGAACGGCGCCTCGCGTCGCAGGGCGCCGCCGCCAAACAGACCAAACGCACGATCAACTGCGAGCGCATCTATCCGCCGCGCAACGGCAAGCGCGAAGACATCTTCGCCGCCGCGGCGCCCGTCGTGCAGGCGCCGCCCTATACGGTCCGCGACAAGGACTGA
- the sctC gene encoding type III secretion system outer membrane ring subunit SctC translates to MKLTFRRRAIAAALLMMGLTAAHAAPISWRPGEVHISVESRDLKDVLRDFAASQGIIATIAPNVQGTVSGRFDLPPRRFIDTMAATFGFVWFYDGSVLSISTADDVTTKVIKLDFAGTQSLRATLKQIGLDTDRFPIVYDPEQGVALITGPHRLIQLVDEVAARLDQNANRRTGSEVRAFPLRYGWAADHTITVNGKTQVVPGVAHVLASLYHPERDSDQQGTSRGSADGTANLQQVNPYADVQGGTNGGSPYNSNGVNPPLPDVFAGVAAAGGGPVGAMPGGGYGGTAGGASGGGQGSGQGGGRAATAAVPEGAGSLPVIQADARTNSVLIRDLPDRVGQYQQLIDRLDVKRRMVEIEAHIIEIDDGALKQLGVDWHAHSSHFDFQTGSGSANSNNFNGTVSPTFSSLDTAGNLVATATPTGGSLTAVVGDAGRYLLTRIDALEQTNLARIDASPKVATLDNVEAVMNNKTQFFIPVSGFTSSNLFSVQVGNTLRVLPMVVDANGAQQIKLQVHVEDGQPTGNSVKDIPEIRTSEINTEAVVSEGQSLLIAGYRVDNDSNLNTGVPVLSKIPVLGALFRSRTHQSSHMERLVLLTPRVIEF, encoded by the coding sequence ATGAAACTCACCTTCCGTCGCCGCGCGATCGCGGCCGCCCTGCTGATGATGGGCCTGACCGCCGCCCACGCCGCACCGATCTCGTGGCGGCCCGGCGAAGTGCATATTTCGGTGGAAAGCCGCGATCTGAAGGACGTGCTGCGCGACTTCGCGGCGAGCCAGGGCATCATCGCGACGATCGCACCGAACGTGCAGGGCACCGTGTCGGGCCGCTTCGATCTGCCGCCGCGCCGGTTCATCGACACGATGGCGGCGACGTTCGGCTTCGTCTGGTTCTACGACGGCAGCGTGCTCTCCATCAGCACCGCCGACGACGTGACCACCAAGGTCATCAAGCTCGACTTCGCGGGCACGCAGAGCCTTCGCGCGACGCTCAAGCAGATCGGGCTCGATACGGATCGCTTTCCGATCGTCTATGACCCGGAGCAGGGCGTCGCGCTGATCACCGGGCCGCACCGCTTGATTCAACTGGTCGACGAAGTGGCCGCGCGGCTCGATCAGAACGCGAATCGTCGGACGGGCAGCGAAGTCCGCGCGTTTCCGCTGCGCTACGGCTGGGCCGCCGATCACACCATCACCGTGAACGGCAAGACGCAGGTCGTGCCGGGCGTCGCGCACGTGCTGGCGAGTCTGTATCACCCGGAACGGGATAGCGACCAGCAGGGCACGTCGCGCGGCTCGGCGGACGGCACGGCGAATCTTCAGCAGGTCAACCCTTACGCGGACGTGCAAGGCGGCACGAACGGCGGCTCGCCATACAACAGCAACGGCGTGAATCCGCCGCTGCCCGATGTGTTCGCGGGCGTTGCGGCGGCGGGCGGCGGGCCGGTCGGCGCCATGCCGGGCGGCGGTTATGGCGGCACGGCGGGCGGCGCATCGGGCGGCGGTCAAGGTAGCGGACAGGGTGGAGGCCGTGCGGCGACGGCGGCCGTGCCCGAAGGCGCAGGCTCGCTGCCGGTTATTCAGGCCGACGCGCGGACCAATTCCGTGCTGATCCGCGATCTGCCCGATCGCGTCGGTCAGTATCAGCAACTGATCGACCGGCTGGACGTGAAGCGCCGGATGGTCGAGATCGAAGCGCACATCATCGAGATCGACGATGGCGCGCTGAAGCAGCTGGGCGTCGACTGGCACGCGCATTCGAGTCACTTCGATTTCCAGACGGGCAGCGGCAGCGCCAACTCGAACAACTTCAACGGCACGGTGAGCCCGACGTTTTCATCGCTCGATACGGCGGGCAATCTGGTCGCGACGGCGACGCCGACGGGCGGTTCGCTGACGGCCGTGGTCGGCGATGCGGGCCGCTATCTGCTGACGCGCATCGATGCGCTGGAACAGACCAACCTTGCGCGGATCGATGCGAGTCCGAAGGTCGCGACGCTCGACAACGTCGAAGCCGTGATGAACAACAAGACGCAGTTCTTCATTCCCGTGTCGGGCTTCACGTCGAGTAATCTGTTCAGCGTGCAGGTCGGCAATACGCTGCGCGTGCTCCCCATGGTCGTCGATGCGAACGGCGCGCAGCAGATCAAGCTGCAAGTGCACGTGGAAGACGGTCAGCCGACGGGCAACAGCGTGAAGGACATCCCCGAAATCCGCACGAGCGAGATCAACACCGAGGCTGTCGTGTCGGAAGGGCAGAGTCTGCTGATCGCCGGCTATCGCGTCGACAACGACTCGAATCTGAATACGGGCGTGCCTGTGCTGTCGAAGATTCCTGTGCTCGGCGCGCTGTTCCGCTCGCGCACGCATCAGAGCAGTCATATGGAGCGGCTCGTGCTGCTGACGCCGCGCGTGATCGAGTTCTGA
- a CDS encoding helix-turn-helix transcriptional regulator → MLVTYYFPYVSMLNAASAPSSVVDLIRNGNVHAAAAQVQRLVDHHDDATPAALLQLQGDLQLSLGMEVDADDSFREAQKRMRDDKDGMRFASCRNAGWQALFRYRYGTAMSCFMQIADHPQASAALRLDALFGAFGVLFCVGRLRDADAVLDTLEDLLDEATSSDHALPNADGWQRLLSTVRFDVEAQSTLRSRAALSDHIYWQVGLTGDAAPRVAPQRPAALRMLTAAIADPLLRGRVEFLDHLAQFAGGERDAQQPMLAHAEWAGKQGIQNYQSAVRIEIVLASLAGGVSSLAETILALLTAEVRMPQSHRQLEYLYCLAKLRHVQGRSSESLEVYTRYALAAVNCIRDEAGALARYGQRIARAPEQLDDIGTRLPARYRRAYRYLLDNLDRKDLSIREIAAQIGVTDRALQSAFKASLGSTPTEIIRRLRMERIRADLEADDSAHEQGILATAVKWGVSNRSTLVNSYRREFNESPSDTLNR, encoded by the coding sequence ATGCTCGTTACCTACTACTTCCCGTACGTGTCGATGCTCAACGCGGCGTCGGCGCCTTCCAGCGTCGTCGACCTGATCCGCAACGGCAATGTGCACGCGGCTGCCGCGCAGGTGCAGCGCCTCGTCGATCACCACGACGACGCAACGCCCGCCGCGCTGCTGCAATTGCAGGGCGATCTGCAACTGTCGCTCGGCATGGAAGTCGATGCCGACGACTCGTTCCGCGAAGCGCAAAAGCGCATGCGCGACGACAAGGACGGCATGCGCTTCGCGTCGTGCCGCAACGCGGGCTGGCAGGCGCTGTTCCGCTATCGCTACGGCACGGCGATGTCGTGTTTCATGCAGATCGCCGATCATCCGCAGGCAAGCGCGGCGCTGCGGCTCGACGCGCTGTTCGGTGCGTTCGGCGTGCTGTTCTGCGTCGGCCGTCTGCGCGATGCCGATGCCGTGCTCGATACGCTCGAAGACCTGCTCGACGAGGCCACGTCGAGCGATCACGCTTTGCCCAATGCCGATGGCTGGCAGCGTCTCTTGAGCACCGTGCGTTTCGATGTCGAAGCACAAAGCACGCTGCGTTCGCGTGCCGCGTTGTCGGATCACATCTACTGGCAAGTGGGTTTGACGGGCGATGCCGCGCCGCGCGTCGCGCCGCAGCGGCCCGCCGCGCTGCGCATGCTGACGGCTGCGATTGCCGATCCGCTGCTGCGCGGGCGTGTCGAGTTTCTCGATCATCTGGCGCAGTTCGCGGGCGGCGAGCGCGATGCGCAACAGCCGATGCTCGCGCACGCCGAATGGGCGGGCAAGCAGGGCATCCAGAACTATCAGAGCGCGGTGCGCATCGAGATCGTGCTCGCGAGTCTCGCGGGCGGTGTGTCGTCGCTGGCCGAGACGATTCTCGCGCTGCTGACGGCCGAAGTGCGTATGCCGCAGAGTCATCGGCAGCTGGAGTATCTGTACTGCCTCGCAAAGCTGCGTCACGTGCAGGGGCGCAGCAGCGAATCGCTGGAGGTGTACACGCGTTATGCGCTCGCCGCTGTCAACTGCATCCGCGACGAAGCGGGCGCGCTCGCGCGCTACGGTCAGCGTATCGCACGCGCGCCGGAACAACTCGACGATATCGGCACGCGGCTGCCGGCGCGTTACCGGCGCGCATATCGCTATCTGCTCGACAACCTCGATCGCAAGGATCTGTCGATCCGCGAAATCGCCGCGCAGATCGGCGTGACGGATCGCGCGCTGCAAAGCGCGTTCAAGGCGAGCCTCGGTTCGACGCCGACGGAAATCATCCGGCGTCTGCGCATGGAGCGCATTCGCGCGGACCTCGAAGCCGACGACAGCGCGCACGAGCAGGGCATTCTCGCGACGGCCGTCAAATGGGGCGTCAGCAATCGCTCGACGCTCGTCAACAGCTATCGCCGCGAGTTCAACGAATCGCCTTCCGACACGCTGAACCGCTGA
- the sctT gene encoding type III secretion system export apparatus subunit SctT: MTDLLQLYGPWLLKHLAVLGVCSLRLYAIMTLFPPTAEGVLQGRLRNGVALSFTLFVALAQPPSFADSLTGFTLMMTALRETLIGVVMGFAAATVFWVAEGAGIYLDNLTGYNNAQMSNPMLSQQSTPSATLLGQIATVAFWSLGGMQFLLEALYESYRWWPVASTKPMSTDFLGVFAMHQTDTLMQTIAKLAAPMLLVLLMIDLGANLASKAAQKLDLSALSQPIKGAVTVLMLAVFTGLFVHQVQDQLDLRLFKEQVRAIARMSDRDTDLKPGAKPSASHDVTP, from the coding sequence ATGACCGATCTGTTGCAACTCTACGGCCCGTGGCTGCTCAAGCATCTCGCCGTGCTCGGCGTCTGCTCGCTGCGGCTCTACGCGATCATGACGCTCTTTCCGCCGACAGCCGAAGGCGTGCTGCAAGGCCGCTTGCGCAACGGCGTCGCGCTGAGCTTCACGCTGTTCGTCGCGCTCGCACAGCCGCCGTCGTTTGCCGATTCGCTGACGGGCTTCACGCTGATGATGACGGCACTGCGCGAAACGCTGATCGGCGTCGTGATGGGCTTCGCGGCGGCGACCGTGTTCTGGGTCGCGGAAGGCGCGGGCATCTACCTGGACAATCTGACGGGCTACAACAACGCGCAGATGAGCAACCCGATGCTCTCGCAGCAGTCCACGCCTTCCGCCACCTTGCTCGGCCAGATCGCGACCGTCGCGTTCTGGTCGTTGGGTGGCATGCAGTTTCTGCTGGAGGCGCTGTACGAGTCGTATCGATGGTGGCCTGTTGCGTCGACGAAGCCGATGTCGACGGATTTTCTCGGCGTGTTCGCGATGCACCAGACCGACACGCTGATGCAGACCATCGCCAAACTCGCCGCGCCGATGCTGCTCGTGCTGCTGATGATCGATCTCGGTGCGAATCTGGCGTCGAAGGCCGCCCAAAAACTCGATCTGAGCGCCTTGAGCCAACCGATCAAGGGGGCAGTGACGGTGCTGATGCTCGCCGTCTTCACGGGCCTTTTCGTGCATCAGGTGCAAGATCAGCTCGACTTGCGGCTCTTCAAGGAGCAGGTGCGCGCGATTGCGCGGATGAGCGATCGCGACACCGATCTGAAGCCAGGCGCCAAGCCTTCCGCATCCCACGATGTGACGCCTTGA
- a CDS encoding type III secretion protein, with amino-acid sequence MSAPKRQIAALSRAVSRRQRLEQDLRTRLAQLLTARVPLVEREGQARDHAAALEAQSRSYRQRVSAMMSGAEPFSIDTLTAIRLYADEVDRAHSAALDALTAAQQVVAAHDATIANIRSEIAKNRGRIGLCEARIGKLQRVLDGIAADAEDEDIEETALARLARA; translated from the coding sequence ATGAGCGCACCGAAACGACAGATAGCCGCGTTGTCGCGCGCCGTGTCGCGCCGTCAGCGTCTCGAACAGGACCTGCGCACACGGCTTGCGCAGCTTCTCACGGCACGTGTGCCGCTCGTCGAACGCGAAGGACAGGCGCGCGATCACGCAGCGGCGCTCGAAGCGCAGTCGCGTTCTTACCGCCAGCGGGTCAGCGCAATGATGTCGGGCGCTGAGCCGTTTTCGATCGACACGCTGACGGCGATCCGCCTCTACGCCGACGAAGTAGATCGCGCGCACTCTGCCGCGCTCGATGCATTGACAGCGGCGCAACAGGTCGTTGCTGCGCACGACGCCACGATAGCCAACATACGCAGCGAGATCGCAAAAAATCGCGGACGCATCGGCTTGTGCGAAGCGCGCATCGGCAAATTACAGCGTGTGCTCGACGGCATCGCCGCCGACGCGGAAGACGAAGACATCGAAGAAACGGCGCTCGCGCGCCTGGCACGCGCATGA
- the sctN gene encoding type III secretion system ATPase SctN: MNTLNPLNDKPITDVFGLHEHGLRELGGAIEREIRALLPVRQTGKIAEVVGTLIKVAGIDLKLGELCELRTPQGKLLQHGEVIGFTREHAVVSPFAQLSEVSRATHVIGLQRPLSVPVGDGLLGRVIDALGQPMDGRGPIESDESRPIFADPPNPMTRRMIEHPMVTGVRVIDAMTTLAEGQRMGIFAPAGVGKSTLLGMLARGAQCDINVIALIGERGREVREFVELILGEKGMARSVVVCATSDRSSSERAKAAYVATAIAEYFRDEGKRVLLMMDSLTRFARAGREIGLAAGEPPARRGFPPSVFAELPRLLERAGMGERGSITALYTVLAEDESGSDPIAEEVRGVLDGHLILSREIAAQNRYPAIDVLGSLSRVMSQVMPREFMASSGRLRKLLAKHREVDMLLQIGEYQPGTNALADEAIAKIDALKAFLSQPTDSYADPVETEAALHELAQGDAQ, encoded by the coding sequence ATGAACACATTAAATCCACTGAACGACAAGCCAATCACCGATGTATTCGGCTTGCACGAACACGGCTTGCGCGAACTCGGCGGCGCTATCGAACGCGAGATACGCGCGCTGCTGCCCGTGCGTCAGACGGGCAAGATCGCCGAGGTAGTCGGCACGCTGATCAAGGTCGCGGGCATCGACCTGAAGCTCGGCGAACTGTGCGAACTGCGCACGCCGCAAGGCAAGCTGTTGCAGCACGGCGAAGTAATCGGCTTCACGCGCGAACATGCTGTCGTGTCGCCGTTCGCACAGTTGTCGGAAGTGTCGCGGGCCACGCATGTGATCGGCTTGCAGCGTCCGTTGTCGGTGCCTGTCGGCGATGGATTGCTGGGCCGCGTGATCGATGCGCTCGGCCAGCCGATGGATGGCCGTGGCCCCATCGAATCCGACGAAAGCAGGCCGATTTTCGCGGACCCGCCGAACCCGATGACGCGCCGCATGATCGAGCATCCGATGGTCACGGGCGTGCGCGTGATCGATGCGATGACGACGCTCGCGGAAGGCCAGCGTATGGGCATTTTCGCGCCGGCGGGCGTCGGTAAAAGTACCTTGCTCGGCATGCTCGCGCGCGGTGCGCAATGCGATATCAACGTGATTGCGCTGATCGGCGAGCGTGGCCGCGAAGTGCGCGAATTCGTCGAGCTGATACTCGGCGAGAAGGGCATGGCGCGGTCTGTTGTTGTGTGCGCGACGTCGGACCGTTCATCGAGCGAACGCGCGAAGGCGGCGTACGTGGCGACGGCCATCGCAGAGTATTTCCGCGACGAAGGAAAGCGCGTGCTGCTGATGATGGATTCGCTGACACGCTTCGCGCGAGCGGGCCGCGAGATCGGCCTTGCGGCGGGCGAGCCACCCGCAAGACGCGGTTTTCCGCCGTCCGTGTTCGCCGAGTTGCCGCGCCTGCTGGAGCGTGCGGGCATGGGCGAGCGCGGCTCGATTACGGCGCTCTACACGGTGCTCGCCGAAGACGAGTCGGGCAGCGACCCGATTGCGGAAGAAGTGCGCGGCGTGCTCGACGGCCATTTGATCTTGTCCCGCGAAATTGCCGCGCAGAACCGCTATCCGGCGATTGACGTACTCGGCAGTCTGTCGCGCGTGATGTCGCAAGTGATGCCGCGCGAGTTCATGGCGTCGTCGGGGCGGCTGCGGAAGTTGCTCGCGAAGCATCGCGAGGTGGACATGCTGCTGCAGATCGGCGAATACCAGCCGGGCACGAACGCGCTCGCCGACGAAGCGATTGCGAAGATCGACGCGCTGAAAGCGTTCCTCTCGCAGCCGACGGATTCATACGCGGACCCCGTCGAAACAGAAGCCGCGCTGCACGAACTCGCGCAAGGCGACGCGCAATGA
- the sctL gene encoding type III secretion system stator protein SctL, producing the protein MVIWLSRPRDAHATRHAKKGKDEPRVGLVGDIVPRETFGMLATIDDVYGRVEAERQAILAAAQIEREQILQAARDEAAALVASAAREREEAAQHGYAEGVARGEAQWIERIAALSADAQRLQKGMRNRMAELVMLAVEQLVRAESAQALFARATDTIDRIVEGSANLRVSVHPADFDAARVAFTEFEARLRMLGRPVPLAVVEDPRLERGACVCESDLGIVDASLSTQLDSMRAAIVRALNTSLKAQAEVA; encoded by the coding sequence ATGGTTATCTGGCTGAGCCGGCCGCGCGACGCGCACGCGACACGCCACGCAAAAAAAGGCAAGGACGAACCGCGTGTCGGCCTCGTCGGCGATATTGTGCCGCGCGAGACCTTCGGCATGCTCGCGACCATCGACGACGTCTATGGGCGCGTCGAGGCCGAGCGGCAAGCGATTCTCGCCGCCGCGCAAATCGAACGCGAACAGATCCTGCAAGCGGCTCGCGATGAAGCGGCGGCCCTCGTCGCATCGGCGGCACGCGAGCGGGAAGAGGCTGCGCAGCACGGTTATGCAGAGGGCGTCGCGCGGGGCGAGGCGCAATGGATCGAACGCATCGCCGCATTGAGCGCCGATGCGCAGCGCCTGCAAAAGGGCATGCGCAACCGCATGGCCGAACTCGTGATGCTCGCCGTCGAGCAACTGGTGCGTGCCGAAAGCGCGCAAGCCTTGTTCGCGCGCGCGACGGATACGATCGACCGCATCGTCGAAGGCTCGGCGAATCTGCGTGTGAGCGTGCATCCCGCCGATTTCGACGCGGCGCGCGTGGCGTTCACTGAATTCGAGGCGCGGTTGCGGATGCTGGGACGACCCGTGCCGCTCGCCGTCGTCGAAGATCCGCGTCTTGAGCGTGGCGCATGCGTGTGCGAATCGGATCTCGGCATCGTCGATGCGAGTCTGTCGACGCAACTCGATTCGATGCGTGCGGCCATTGTTCGTGCGTTGAATACGTCGTTGAAAGCGCAGGCTGAGGTCGCATGA
- a CDS encoding type III secretion protein HrpB4 has protein sequence MTAVLAKPVNGVSAPLASADAAQILLGWQRNARSALQWLHRDWLALAFGIDATLLAQTRIEEALAELRMRCDETCSLAVLRVLLPSPPTLDLFSTAPASRLDALPIETGLQTLRMLALIARRAEVRRLVDRTTRKRLAEWIGCPLDDLLGKAAPEAPSLADAKRERADMRALGSIDADELALEGLALLPRVGAQGMLIRFALPQTDASKASPSEDECEDAFALLRERLGHLLPEYAWLSG, from the coding sequence ATGACTGCGGTCCTTGCGAAGCCGGTCAACGGTGTGTCCGCGCCGCTCGCATCCGCCGATGCCGCGCAGATTCTGCTCGGCTGGCAACGCAATGCGCGCAGCGCGTTGCAGTGGTTGCATCGTGACTGGCTCGCGCTTGCATTCGGCATCGACGCGACGCTGCTCGCACAAACGCGGATTGAAGAGGCGTTAGCGGAGTTGCGCATGCGTTGCGACGAAACATGCTCGCTCGCCGTGTTGCGCGTGCTGTTGCCCTCACCGCCGACGCTCGATCTTTTCAGCACCGCACCCGCGTCGCGGCTCGATGCGCTGCCGATCGAAACCGGCTTGCAGACATTGCGAATGCTGGCGTTAATTGCGCGCCGTGCAGAAGTGCGGCGACTTGTCGATCGCACGACACGCAAGCGGCTCGCGGAATGGATCGGCTGTCCGCTCGACGATCTGCTCGGCAAGGCCGCGCCCGAAGCGCCGTCGCTTGCGGATGCGAAGCGCGAGCGCGCCGACATGCGTGCGCTCGGTTCAATCGATGCAGACGAACTCGCGCTCGAAGGGCTTGCGTTGCTGCCGCGTGTCGGTGCACAGGGGATGTTGATTCGCTTCGCGTTACCGCAAACGGACGCAAGCAAAGCATCGCCGTCGGAAGACGAATGCGAAGACGCGTTCGCGTTGCTGCGCGAGCGCCTCGGACATCTTTTGCCGGAGTACGCATGGTTATCTGGCTGA